The Rhodocytophaga rosea genome has a segment encoding these proteins:
- a CDS encoding DeoR/GlpR family DNA-binding transcription regulator: MLQEERQNVILQQINVHHKVLTTDLCQLMNVSLDTIRRDLSELEKKGRIKKVHGGAISTTFHQPFQQPAVYAKAEKQEIARKALTLLREGMVILTGGGTVMLELARIIPSTFKGTFFTVSPLVALEVAQRSTIDVILLAGRVSRNTYICTGSSVINQLSELRVDLCLVGTNGLSVQEGVTDNDWEVVQVKKAMVKSAEKTALLSISEKLDTAQRMQVCPLTSVHYLLTELDTADEKLKKYTKFFHVL; the protein is encoded by the coding sequence ATGCTTCAGGAAGAACGGCAGAACGTTATACTCCAGCAAATTAATGTGCATCACAAAGTACTTACCACTGACCTATGCCAGTTAATGAATGTTTCGCTTGACACCATCAGGCGTGATTTGAGTGAACTGGAGAAAAAAGGCAGAATAAAAAAAGTGCATGGAGGGGCTATTTCTACTACTTTCCACCAGCCATTTCAGCAGCCAGCTGTATATGCCAAAGCCGAAAAACAGGAAATTGCCAGGAAAGCACTTACACTGCTGAGAGAGGGAATGGTTATCCTGACCGGAGGGGGCACCGTAATGCTGGAACTGGCTAGAATTATTCCGTCAACTTTTAAAGGCACGTTTTTTACTGTAAGTCCCCTGGTGGCTCTGGAAGTAGCACAACGGTCTACCATAGACGTTATTTTGCTTGCCGGACGGGTATCGCGGAACACCTATATCTGTACCGGCTCCTCTGTTATTAATCAGCTTTCAGAACTGAGGGTTGATCTATGTCTTGTCGGCACAAATGGTTTATCGGTTCAGGAAGGAGTAACGGACAATGACTGGGAGGTAGTTCAGGTGAAAAAAGCCATGGTAAAATCCGCAGAGAAAACAGCCCTGTTAAGCATTTCAGAGAAACTGGATACGGCTCAACGGATGCAGGTTTGTCCGCTTACTTCGGTTCATTACCTGCTTACCGAACTGGACACGGCCGACGAAAAACTAAAAAAATACACAAAGTTTTTTCATGTTTTATAA
- a CDS encoding PQQ-dependent sugar dehydrogenase, which yields MRKNLMPKLRLTMVTAATLALASCGSNSSDSSQAANNDTTATATATETTLAAVETKEPNTSYQPSFAGQTRIAGIKSTTAYEGKVLSSDLKNPWGITSLPDGRLLITQKSGAMRIASATGELSDSISGIPRVDAQGQGGLLGVRVDPNFAQNRMVYWVFAEPRPDGNLTAVAKGKLSADEKKIEGAKVIYRATPAYKGKLHYGGRIVFDKDGNLFVSTGERSDTVTRPQAQHLNSGLGKVVRITKEGKPVAGNPFEGKSEARPELYSYGHRNVQGLAFHPQTGDLWENEFGPRGGDELNRIEAGKNYGWPTITYGIEYAGGKVGEGIQQKDGMEQPVYYWDPSISPSGMTFYSGDAIPEWKNNLFIGSLSGMHIARLVIENNKVVGEERLLVEENQRFRDVTQGTDGALYAITDQGRLYRIFTKVQ from the coding sequence ATGAGAAAGAACCTAATGCCTAAATTAAGGCTAACTATGGTAACTGCAGCTACACTTGCACTTGCCTCCTGCGGAAGTAATTCTTCTGATTCTTCCCAGGCAGCCAACAATGACACAACGGCCACAGCTACCGCTACGGAAACAACGCTTGCTGCCGTAGAAACCAAAGAACCTAATACCTCTTATCAACCTTCATTTGCTGGGCAAACAAGGATTGCAGGAATCAAATCCACTACTGCCTATGAAGGTAAAGTGCTGTCAAGCGATCTTAAAAATCCATGGGGTATCACAAGTTTGCCAGATGGCCGGCTGCTGATTACACAGAAATCCGGTGCCATGCGCATCGCCAGTGCAACAGGGGAGCTAAGTGATTCCATTTCCGGCATTCCACGTGTTGATGCACAAGGACAAGGAGGACTTCTGGGCGTGAGAGTTGATCCGAACTTTGCGCAAAACCGGATGGTGTACTGGGTATTTGCGGAGCCACGTCCGGACGGAAATTTAACGGCCGTAGCCAAAGGAAAACTTTCAGCGGATGAAAAAAAGATAGAAGGGGCCAAAGTTATTTATCGGGCTACTCCGGCATATAAAGGCAAATTGCATTACGGTGGAAGAATTGTTTTTGATAAGGATGGAAACCTGTTTGTAAGTACTGGCGAACGTTCCGACACTGTAACCAGGCCACAGGCACAACATCTGAATTCTGGTCTTGGAAAAGTGGTCCGGATTACCAAAGAGGGAAAACCGGTAGCAGGGAATCCCTTTGAAGGAAAATCTGAGGCTAGACCAGAATTGTATTCCTATGGTCACCGGAATGTGCAGGGCCTTGCATTCCACCCGCAGACTGGAGACTTGTGGGAAAATGAATTTGGCCCGAGGGGTGGTGACGAATTAAACCGGATTGAGGCCGGTAAAAATTATGGCTGGCCTACTATCACTTATGGAATTGAATATGCCGGTGGTAAAGTAGGAGAGGGCATCCAGCAAAAAGACGGAATGGAACAGCCGGTGTATTATTGGGACCCTTCTATCTCCCCAAGCGGAATGACTTTCTACAGCGGTGATGCAATTCCTGAGTGGAAAAACAACCTGTTCATTGGCTCACTCAGCGGAATGCATATTGCCCGGCTGGTGATAGAAAATAATAAGGTGGTTGGTGAAGAACGTTTGCTGGTGGAAGAGAACCAGCGGTTCAGAGATGTAACTCAGGGCACAGATGGCGCTTTGTATGCGATTACTGATCAGGGCAGGTTATACCGGATATTTACAAAAGTACAATAA
- a CDS encoding Atu4866 domain-containing protein: protein MKKSMEETKEYIGMWVTADGFIKHELLPNNRYDEARGNRKSAYQGRYTVKANHIDYTDDTGFTADGEFREGILYHAGMVLYKKAD from the coding sequence ATGAAGAAATCTATGGAAGAAACGAAAGAATATATTGGGATGTGGGTGACAGCCGACGGCTTTATAAAGCACGAACTGCTCCCAAACAATCGCTATGACGAAGCCAGAGGCAATCGAAAAAGTGCCTATCAGGGAAGGTATACAGTGAAAGCCAACCATATCGACTATACAGATGATACTGGATTTACTGCTGATGGAGAATTTAGAGAGGGCATCCTGTACCATGCCGGAATGGTACTATACAAAAAAGCCGATTAA
- a CDS encoding helix-turn-helix domain-containing protein — translation MEKSQSLEEFYLSKLQWLPPELKKEMGHFNVFRLDEFVGPSAKPIPYSRKNYYKISLIVGKNRIHYADKVVEIEKQALLFANPHVPYNWESLADVQSGYFCIYTESFFEHFGNIKDYPMFKPGGNPIFVLTDTKVDEVKTIFLKMQQEITSDFVYKYNVLRNLVFELIHAALKMKPATSSLYSQSNASLRVSSLFIELLERQFPIESPMQRISLRSPAAFADQLAVHVNHLNRSLKETTGKTTSQLINERVIQEARALLKHTDWNISQIAWCLGFEETPHFINFFKKSFQTSPASFRKAIV, via the coding sequence ATGGAAAAATCACAAAGTCTGGAGGAATTTTACCTTTCCAAATTACAATGGCTGCCTCCTGAGCTTAAGAAAGAGATGGGCCACTTTAATGTGTTCAGGCTGGATGAGTTTGTAGGGCCAAGCGCTAAACCTATTCCATATAGCCGTAAAAATTATTATAAAATCAGTCTGATTGTGGGTAAAAACAGGATTCACTACGCTGATAAAGTTGTTGAAATAGAAAAACAAGCCTTGCTTTTTGCCAATCCGCATGTTCCATATAACTGGGAATCCCTGGCTGATGTACAATCGGGCTATTTTTGCATTTACACAGAGTCATTTTTTGAACATTTCGGCAATATCAAAGACTATCCGATGTTCAAACCTGGCGGAAATCCTATTTTTGTTTTAACCGATACCAAGGTAGACGAAGTAAAAACTATTTTCCTGAAAATGCAGCAGGAAATCACGTCTGATTTTGTGTACAAATACAATGTATTAAGAAATCTGGTATTTGAATTGATTCATGCGGCCTTAAAAATGAAGCCTGCTACCAGTTCGCTTTATAGCCAGTCCAATGCCTCTTTACGGGTTTCTTCTCTGTTCATAGAACTATTAGAAAGGCAATTTCCCATTGAATCTCCTATGCAGCGGATTTCTTTGCGTTCACCAGCGGCCTTCGCTGACCAGCTGGCAGTCCATGTAAATCACTTGAACCGCTCCCTGAAGGAGACTACCGGGAAAACCACCTCGCAACTGATCAATGAAAGAGTAATTCAGGAAGCAAGAGCATTACTAAAACATACCGACTGGAATATTTCCCAGATCGCCTGGTGTCTGGGCTTTGAAGAAACGCCGCATTTTATTAATTTTTTCAAAAAGAGTTTTCAGACCTCTCCAGCTTCCTTCAGAAAAGCGATTGTTTGA
- a CDS encoding FGGY family carbohydrate kinase: MQSSYILSIDQGTSSTKTLLFDEAGKVMARASEPLKSYYHEGGWVEQHPEEIYENVLQSVEHCLNEFKARGGNVAAIGACGISNQRETFVVWDEKGVPLYNAVSWQCKRSIGVCERLTREGLQEMIKTKTGLIIDPYFSGSKLIWLYENVEKVRHAIDSGKAYFGTVDTWLLYKLTEGKSYFTDYTNASRTLFFNLQTLQWDAELLSLFGLSQLNLPEPKPSAAFFGETTFNELLNHPIKITSMIGDSHAAAFGEGCFTPGTAKATLGTGCSIMMNIGSAAKLSGHGMITTICWSTEDRVDYALEGVIVTCGATIEWLKNELGLFAESKETETMVKAVPNNGGVYVIPAFSGLGAPHWQMDRKASISGLTFGSTKNHLVRAALESIPYQIKDVIVAMEEDTGISLAELMVNGGMTSNRFVLQLLADLLGKSVVNKEMPDVSAKGAAYLAGLQAGIYKDLDHLAKLNTEKKMVEPSGNTQVQAWYKEWQHIITST, from the coding sequence ATGCAAAGCTCCTATATACTTTCTATTGATCAGGGAACAAGCAGCACGAAAACACTCCTGTTTGATGAGGCAGGGAAAGTAATGGCCAGAGCTTCGGAGCCACTTAAATCGTATTATCATGAAGGAGGATGGGTAGAGCAGCATCCGGAAGAAATCTATGAGAATGTACTCCAGTCAGTTGAACATTGCCTCAATGAATTCAAAGCCAGAGGTGGAAATGTAGCGGCTATTGGGGCGTGTGGTATTTCTAACCAGCGGGAAACGTTTGTGGTGTGGGATGAAAAGGGCGTTCCATTATACAATGCCGTAAGCTGGCAATGTAAGCGATCTATTGGTGTTTGTGAACGGCTTACCAGGGAAGGCTTACAAGAGATGATTAAAACAAAAACCGGATTAATTATAGATCCTTATTTTTCTGGCAGCAAACTCATCTGGCTCTATGAAAACGTTGAAAAAGTAAGGCACGCCATAGATAGTGGAAAAGCTTATTTTGGTACGGTAGATACCTGGCTGCTGTACAAATTGACCGAGGGAAAAAGCTATTTTACCGATTATACCAACGCCTCCCGTACCCTGTTTTTTAACCTTCAAACCCTCCAGTGGGATGCAGAACTTCTTTCCCTCTTCGGACTATCACAGTTGAATTTGCCGGAGCCCAAACCTTCGGCTGCCTTCTTTGGTGAAACTACTTTTAATGAATTATTGAATCACCCTATCAAGATCACCAGCATGATAGGCGATTCGCATGCGGCTGCCTTTGGGGAAGGTTGTTTTACTCCCGGCACCGCTAAAGCGACATTGGGGACAGGTTGTTCGATTATGATGAACATTGGTTCAGCAGCGAAATTATCCGGGCATGGCATGATTACTACCATTTGCTGGAGCACCGAAGACCGGGTGGATTATGCCCTGGAAGGGGTAATTGTCACCTGCGGGGCTACCATCGAATGGTTAAAAAATGAGTTGGGTCTTTTTGCCGAAAGCAAAGAAACAGAGACGATGGTAAAGGCTGTTCCCAATAATGGAGGGGTATACGTAATTCCAGCCTTCAGCGGATTAGGTGCTCCCCATTGGCAAATGGACCGCAAAGCTTCTATTTCAGGACTTACATTTGGCAGTACGAAAAATCACCTGGTCCGGGCTGCACTGGAGTCTATTCCCTATCAGATCAAAGATGTGATTGTAGCGATGGAAGAAGATACAGGCATTTCATTAGCCGAACTGATGGTGAACGGCGGCATGACTTCCAACCGGTTTGTATTGCAACTCCTAGCCGACTTATTAGGGAAATCAGTAGTTAACAAAGAAATGCCTGATGTTTCTGCTAAAGGAGCTGCCTATCTGGCAGGTTTGCAAGCAGGTATTTATAAAGACCTGGATCATCTGGCAAAGCTCAACACAGAAAAAAAGATGGTAGAACCCTCAGGAAATACACAAGTACAGGCATGGTATAAAGAGTGGCAGCACATTATTACCAGTACCTAG
- a CDS encoding DUF1593 domain-containing protein yields MPPLNMIRLIVIQLVICISFNVFAQVNTKPRVLVLSDIEADPDDAQSLVRFLLYSNQFDVEGLIATTSIHQKTRVAPESILEILDAYKEVRRNLLKHEKGYPAHPELASKVKKGLPVYGMEGVGEGKDSEGSEWIIKALEKPDNRPLWVPVWGGPNTLAQALWKIQKTKTSAEAEKLYQKLRVYTISDQDDSGPWIRKNFPGISYIVTPGYNYGKATWLGIAFPLPGSNTEVTSNDWLAKHIQQGHGPLGAAYPDVAYGMEGDTPSFLNLISNGLNDPEHPNYGGWGGRYELFLPKFEDSNQGQFRRENWPKDEPETRPIWTNTNDSIVSQVDKKSYTGNRETIWRWRTEFQHDFAARMDWCTKSYKEANHPPVPKLAHSEQFTVKSGAQFHLNADGTTDPDGDSMSYLWFQYPEAGTYKGIVSFRPYSPNLYDLPITAPVVDSPQTVHFILKVTDKGTPALSSYKRVIVTVTP; encoded by the coding sequence ATGCCGCCACTAAACATGATAAGACTGATAGTAATACAGCTGGTCATATGTATTTCATTTAATGTATTTGCGCAGGTCAATACAAAACCACGGGTGCTTGTGTTATCTGATATTGAAGCCGATCCGGATGATGCCCAATCCCTGGTTCGCTTTTTATTGTATAGCAATCAGTTTGATGTGGAAGGTTTAATTGCCACTACTTCTATCCATCAGAAAACAAGAGTAGCTCCTGAAAGCATCCTTGAAATACTGGACGCGTACAAAGAAGTAAGACGAAATTTGTTAAAACACGAAAAAGGCTATCCTGCTCATCCTGAATTAGCATCTAAGGTGAAAAAAGGCTTGCCTGTGTATGGAATGGAGGGTGTAGGAGAAGGCAAAGATTCAGAGGGATCAGAATGGATCATCAAAGCACTGGAGAAGCCGGACAACCGTCCATTGTGGGTTCCTGTGTGGGGTGGCCCAAACACCTTAGCTCAAGCCTTATGGAAAATTCAAAAGACTAAAACATCTGCCGAGGCTGAAAAGCTGTATCAAAAGTTACGGGTGTATACCATCTCCGATCAGGATGATTCTGGCCCCTGGATACGGAAAAATTTTCCTGGTATTTCTTATATTGTAACACCAGGTTATAACTATGGCAAAGCTACCTGGCTGGGTATTGCATTTCCTTTGCCCGGTTCCAATACAGAAGTAACTTCCAATGACTGGCTCGCCAAACATATTCAGCAAGGACATGGACCACTGGGGGCTGCTTATCCGGATGTAGCCTATGGCATGGAAGGGGATACACCTTCTTTCCTCAACCTGATCAGCAATGGGCTGAATGATCCGGAACACCCGAATTATGGCGGCTGGGGCGGACGGTATGAATTATTCCTTCCCAAATTTGAAGACTCGAATCAAGGACAGTTCCGAAGGGAAAACTGGCCAAAAGATGAACCCGAAACCAGGCCCATCTGGACCAACACCAACGATTCCATTGTTTCGCAGGTAGATAAAAAATCCTATACCGGTAACCGGGAAACCATCTGGCGCTGGCGTACAGAATTTCAACACGATTTTGCTGCCCGGATGGACTGGTGTACCAAATCCTACAAAGAAGCCAATCATCCGCCTGTTCCCAAACTGGCACATAGTGAACAGTTCACCGTAAAGTCAGGTGCGCAGTTTCATTTAAATGCCGATGGCACAACCGATCCTGATGGCGATTCAATGAGTTATTTATGGTTTCAATATCCCGAAGCCGGAACCTATAAAGGCATTGTCAGTTTCAGACCCTATTCGCCGAATTTATATGACCTGCCCATTACCGCACCAGTGGTGGACAGTCCGCAAACCGTTCATTTTATCTTAAAAGTGACCGATAAAGGAACACCTGCCTTAAGCAGTTATAAGCGCGTGATTGTAACCGTAACGCCATAA
- a CDS encoding oxidoreductase, with protein MDTTEKVWLITGASKGLGLALAKKVLVSGAKVIATSRNKKELQEAFGQAGDRFLPLEISLTDEQQVQQGIKEAIQKFGRIDVVVNNAGYGQTGTLEELTASEVKQNFEVNVFGSLHVIRYVMPHLREQGSGHIFNIASIGGFSGAFAGWGIYCATKFAVAGFTEALAAEVKGFGLHATVVYPGYFRTHFLSKESLITPANPIEAYEAARQSEAFHQQQMDGSQPGDPEKAADALIAISKEVNPPIHLFLGSDALELAGKKIETINSEIAQWRELSSSTNL; from the coding sequence ATGGATACAACAGAGAAAGTCTGGTTGATTACCGGGGCTTCCAAAGGACTTGGACTTGCCCTGGCTAAAAAAGTATTAGTAAGCGGGGCAAAAGTAATTGCAACTTCCCGCAATAAAAAGGAATTACAAGAAGCTTTCGGGCAAGCAGGTGACCGCTTTCTTCCACTGGAGATCAGCCTGACCGATGAGCAGCAAGTTCAGCAAGGCATCAAAGAAGCGATACAAAAGTTTGGCCGGATTGATGTAGTCGTGAATAATGCGGGCTATGGGCAAACCGGCACCCTGGAAGAATTAACTGCCAGCGAAGTAAAGCAGAATTTTGAGGTAAATGTATTTGGTTCGCTCCATGTAATCCGCTATGTAATGCCACACTTACGTGAACAAGGAAGCGGACACATATTCAATATTGCCTCTATCGGCGGATTCAGCGGAGCCTTTGCCGGATGGGGAATATATTGCGCCACCAAGTTTGCGGTAGCTGGTTTTACCGAAGCCCTGGCAGCAGAAGTGAAAGGATTTGGCCTGCATGCAACTGTGGTATATCCAGGTTATTTCCGCACCCATTTTTTATCTAAAGAATCACTTATTACGCCTGCCAATCCTATTGAAGCCTACGAAGCAGCCAGGCAATCTGAGGCTTTTCACCAACAGCAGATGGATGGCAGCCAGCCAGGTGATCCTGAAAAAGCAGCTGATGCTTTAATTGCCATCAGCAAAGAGGTAAATCCACCCATTCATTTGTTTTTGGGAAGCGATGCCCTGGAACTGGCCGGTAAAAAAATAGAAACGATTAACTCAGAAATTGCCCAATGGAGAGAACTTTCATCTTCCACTAATCTTTGA
- a CDS encoding DUF6624 domain-containing protein: MVKNIRKVILLLILLIGCTQFSQGQSRKEALTPGKLQQIRNMLDSILVEDQKYRSNIEENIKKYGHESEQVKKQIKIMRKTDSSNLVVVEKILDTYGWLYPEQIGKRANSTLFLVIQHSNQQTQEKYLPMMRQAVREGKALPQDLALLEDRILLGKGELQVYGSQIGTDPQTGEMYVLPVVDPDRINERRTKVGLDSIEEYISHWNIKWDIEDYKKKLPKWIKNLKEERKK, encoded by the coding sequence ATGGTAAAGAACATCCGGAAAGTTATTCTTTTGCTTATTCTATTGATTGGCTGCACACAATTCTCCCAAGGTCAATCCAGAAAAGAAGCGCTTACACCGGGTAAATTGCAGCAAATTAGAAATATGTTAGATAGTATACTTGTTGAAGATCAGAAATATAGGAGCAATATTGAAGAAAATATAAAAAAATATGGCCATGAATCTGAACAGGTGAAAAAGCAAATCAAAATTATGAGAAAGACAGACTCCAGCAATCTGGTAGTCGTTGAGAAGATACTTGATACCTATGGTTGGTTATACCCGGAACAAATTGGAAAAAGAGCCAATTCAACTCTATTTTTAGTCATCCAGCATTCTAATCAACAAACGCAGGAGAAATACCTGCCCATGATGCGGCAGGCAGTGAGAGAAGGTAAAGCCCTTCCGCAAGATCTGGCATTGCTCGAAGACCGCATTCTGTTAGGAAAAGGAGAACTACAGGTATATGGAAGTCAGATTGGCACTGATCCACAAACCGGAGAAATGTATGTATTGCCAGTAGTAGACCCTGACCGGATAAATGAACGCAGAACAAAAGTGGGGTTAGATTCTATAGAAGAGTATATATCTCACTGGAATATAAAGTGGGATATAGAAGATTACAAAAAGAAATTGCCTAAGTGGATCAAAAACCTGAAAGAAGAAAGAAAAAAATAA
- a CDS encoding esterase, producing the protein MFKLFFTCCLLILSLCLQAQNNAPRIISPDIQPDNSVIFRIKAPGASSVKVIGTWAADFKPVPMVKKDSSIYEVKIGPLASDMYEYRFILDSTMMLDPNNNAVTRDGSIVENRLLIPGKLGDLFAAQNVPHGNVTAVWYNSPTLGTQRRMHIYTPPGYEQGKDKYPVVYLLHGGGGDEEGWINRGRANYIFDNLIASKQAVPMIVVITNGNPDAVAAPLDRPLNMPVKDATGIGGMASLKFEESLVKDVVPYIEKNYRVIADADHRALTGFSMGGYQTQNITNANPGMFKYIGVMSMGLFSSFRNNSANYNKEKHIAQLKALMAAKPKYYWIGIGKDDFLFETVTKLRSLYDELGFKYTYRESEGSHTWKEWRLYLTELAPKFFK; encoded by the coding sequence ATGTTTAAACTATTTTTTACCTGTTGCCTGCTCATCTTATCGCTTTGTTTACAGGCGCAGAATAACGCACCGAGAATCATTTCACCTGATATTCAACCGGATAATTCAGTCATCTTCCGGATAAAAGCACCTGGTGCCTCCAGCGTAAAAGTGATCGGTACATGGGCCGCCGACTTCAAGCCAGTTCCGATGGTAAAAAAAGATTCCAGTATCTACGAAGTAAAAATCGGGCCATTGGCTTCCGATATGTATGAGTACCGTTTTATTCTCGACAGTACCATGATGCTTGATCCGAATAACAATGCTGTAACCAGAGATGGAAGTATTGTCGAGAACCGTTTGTTAATTCCAGGGAAACTAGGTGATTTGTTTGCAGCACAGAATGTACCGCATGGAAACGTTACAGCAGTCTGGTATAACTCCCCAACACTGGGTACTCAAAGAAGAATGCATATATACACCCCTCCAGGTTACGAACAGGGAAAAGATAAATATCCGGTAGTATATCTGTTACATGGCGGCGGCGGAGATGAAGAGGGGTGGATTAACCGGGGCAGGGCCAATTATATTTTCGATAACCTGATTGCTTCCAAACAAGCCGTACCCATGATTGTGGTCATTACCAACGGCAATCCCGATGCCGTTGCTGCCCCCTTGGACAGGCCGCTTAACATGCCTGTAAAGGATGCAACAGGAATTGGGGGTATGGCTTCGCTCAAATTTGAAGAAAGCCTTGTAAAAGATGTAGTACCCTATATTGAAAAAAATTACCGGGTAATTGCAGATGCAGATCACCGGGCCTTGACCGGCTTTTCGATGGGTGGCTATCAAACACAAAACATTACCAATGCCAATCCTGGGATGTTTAAATACATTGGGGTAATGAGCATGGGATTGTTCTCTTCTTTTAGAAATAACAGTGCCAATTATAACAAGGAAAAACATATTGCCCAACTGAAAGCCCTGATGGCCGCGAAGCCAAAGTATTACTGGATTGGAATTGGTAAAGATGATTTTCTCTTTGAAACTGTAACCAAACTTCGCAGCTTATACGATGAACTAGGTTTCAAATACACCTACCGCGAAAGTGAAGGCAGTCATACCTGGAAAGAATGGCGGTTGTATTTAACTGAGCTTGCACCTAAGTTTTTCAAGTAA
- a CDS encoding DUF1593 domain-containing protein, with the protein MKHSKVTLFILVCVLALAQQVLAQTNPSKPRTIVTTDGEVDDVDTFIRMLLYANEFDIVGLVYSSSQWHYSGDGKGTKFTSEMENTAKRYGERTELRWPGTDWMQLYIGKYGKVYNNLTKHAKGYPTPEYLNSIIRVGNIEFEGEMSKDTEGSDFIKKILLDNNSSPVYLQIWGGTNTVARALKSIEDEYKNTAKWADIYKKVSQKAIIYAVLDQDATYQKYVAPNWPQIRVLYNSDQFWSFAYLWPRVVPTELQTYLSGPWFKENIKFNHGPLLDGYYTWGDGQKLPGDPEHTHGDMEEAKKYKRSQYDFISEGDSPAYFYLLDVGLRSMEDASYGGWGGRMVQSEKNPHRWEDGKHVTDYNPYTKKNDAAYPQTRWVNVLQNDFAARADWCVKSYKEANHSPVVKLTHAKDLQVKPGQQVQLSGSATDPDGDKVSYRWWQYEEVDSYEGKIAIQQADQAKASFTVPKDAPTGKTIHIILEVTDSKEPKLTRYQRVIATIN; encoded by the coding sequence ATGAAGCATAGTAAAGTTACCCTATTCATACTCGTTTGCGTGTTAGCACTTGCTCAACAAGTACTGGCGCAAACAAACCCTTCAAAACCCCGCACCATTGTTACCACCGATGGTGAAGTGGACGATGTAGATACTTTCATCCGGATGCTGTTGTACGCCAATGAATTCGATATTGTAGGCCTGGTCTACAGCAGTTCGCAGTGGCATTATTCGGGAGATGGCAAAGGTACAAAATTTACTTCCGAAATGGAAAATACTGCCAAACGGTATGGGGAACGTACAGAACTCCGGTGGCCTGGTACCGACTGGATGCAACTCTATATTGGTAAGTATGGCAAAGTATATAACAATTTAACAAAACATGCAAAAGGGTACCCTACACCTGAGTACCTGAATAGTATTATCCGGGTGGGCAATATCGAGTTTGAAGGAGAAATGAGTAAAGATACCGAAGGCTCGGATTTTATTAAAAAAATTCTCCTTGACAATAATTCAAGTCCGGTCTATCTGCAAATCTGGGGCGGAACCAATACAGTAGCCCGTGCCTTGAAATCTATAGAAGATGAGTATAAGAACACAGCAAAATGGGCAGATATTTATAAAAAAGTATCTCAGAAAGCCATCATCTATGCAGTACTTGACCAGGATGCTACGTATCAGAAATATGTGGCTCCCAACTGGCCTCAAATCAGGGTACTCTATAATTCAGATCAGTTCTGGAGTTTTGCTTATCTGTGGCCAAGAGTAGTGCCAACAGAATTACAGACCTACCTGAGTGGCCCCTGGTTTAAAGAGAATATAAAGTTTAATCACGGGCCTTTGCTGGATGGATATTATACCTGGGGAGATGGGCAGAAACTTCCCGGTGATCCGGAACATACGCATGGCGATATGGAGGAGGCAAAAAAATATAAGCGCAGCCAGTATGACTTTATCTCGGAAGGTGATTCTCCGGCTTACTTTTACCTGCTCGATGTGGGATTGCGGAGTATGGAGGATGCTTCTTATGGCGGCTGGGGCGGCCGTATGGTACAATCTGAGAAGAACCCTCACCGCTGGGAAGATGGAAAACATGTAACCGACTATAATCCATATACAAAGAAAAACGATGCCGCCTACCCTCAAACCCGTTGGGTAAATGTATTGCAGAATGATTTTGCTGCCCGTGCCGACTGGTGTGTGAAGTCTTACAAAGAAGCCAACCATTCCCCTGTAGTGAAACTAACACATGCAAAGGATCTTCAGGTAAAGCCTGGCCAACAGGTACAATTGAGTGGCTCAGCCACCGACCCCGATGGCGATAAGGTGTCTTACCGCTGGTGGCAATACGAAGAAGTAGATAGCTACGAAGGTAAAATAGCTATCCAACAAGCAGATCAGGCAAAAGCTTCTTTTACAGTTCCCAAAGATGCACCCACTGGAAAAACCATTCATATTATCCTGGAAGTAACGGATTCAAAAGAACCAAAACTTACCCGTTATCAGCGGGTAATTGCAACAATTAATTAG